Proteins encoded in a region of the Pirellulaceae bacterium genome:
- a CDS encoding cupin domain-containing protein, which produces MDVVNLDRVAAFITADGSEIRELLAHRNSCIRKQSLAEARLPTGGATTPHFHEKTEEIYYILEGQAEMRIGDDVQTVGPGDAIAIPPGAIHTILNSGEQELRFLCCCAPPYEHDDTILVE; this is translated from the coding sequence ATGGATGTAGTCAATCTTGATCGCGTTGCAGCCTTTATTACTGCTGACGGCTCGGAGATTCGCGAATTACTTGCGCATCGAAACTCGTGTATTCGCAAGCAAAGCTTAGCGGAGGCCCGCCTGCCCACCGGTGGTGCGACGACCCCTCATTTTCATGAAAAGACAGAAGAGATTTATTACATCTTGGAGGGGCAGGCTGAGATGAGAATTGGCGACGATGTTCAAACAGTGGGGCCTGGCGATGCCATTGCGATTCCGCCAGGAGCCATTCACACGATCTTAAACTCGGGTGAACAAGAATTGCGTTTTCTTTGTTGTTGTGCGCCTCCCTACGAACACGACGACACGATCTTGGTGGAGTAA
- a CDS encoding lamin tail domain-containing protein, whose protein sequence is MRFFGWSQFINNRSYDHQPRKPLTKRRERATGLEALEDRRVLTSVPVISEFSAINESVLEDMDRDDPDWIELHNAGDSDMSLNRWYLTDDADNLQKWRFPNVALDAGDYLVVFASGKDRNTEGQELHTNFKLSGEGEYLALVEPDGATIGFEYAPNYPDQITDVSFGIPTGINPTTLIDSNAVARILIPTDSSLDPAEPEVVQGTWLDPDLDDSTWMAGKTGVGYVPPNEPVTLADSVADFSGLQNQNNWYYGVWNADGAYLQNAFNTLSPDVFDANNNLWDSSPNGGGAQITAEGGLPNSVNLGFFTITNWSLRRWVSETTGEVTISGTLNNADSVGDGVIGHIFVNGEEVYQQAVNGSSSDYSITVDVKVGDKVDFAINPGAARNVVGDATVFTSQIVGRPFVEIPQVEVANSSEDWSKVGLQGQNGWIYGVYEATADADNSYSGEEFQAFSGAAWTGRRYESPVSGVETEMSASNMYPHAQDGLVQWPIRRWESTLDGNLSVAWSVLKSSSDGDGAVARVFHNGVEVDLLEIDGSDRSQADRVVKILGVKRGDSIDLAMDPKGPGQAVANDNGDRLRGYMTIARLPNLADSITTNVRDAMLDVSSSAYLRIPFQVESMGQLDTIELNMRYDDGFVAYVNGQEVASSNSPDVIGFDSTASDIRSVENATLYESFDITDRRDIFRTGENVLQIHALNATANDEDLLIAPQLIIGTLSVHPEERRYFPLPSPGKPNGLGAEKLGPLVLDVEQSPAAPTAADPIVITATVAPTFDSLNSVELNYRVMFEDEISMAMVDDGTDADAQANDGIYTATIPGAVAESGQMIRWYVTAQDVNSVAGRLPLFSDPKLLEQYKGTVVDADSIETQLPTFHWFVENARRATSGGGSGALYYEGEFYDNVRFSGHGQSSSGFPKKSMNVDMPNDHRLLLRADLPRMEDFNFLSNYADKSKMRNTLGYEQRAATGGAHHLAFPVRLQHNGEFFAVYDFVEDPDERWLRRIGLNETGSLYKIYNTFNSPSSAEKKSRKYEDNQDLKDAIAGINQRAITDAVDFIYDNVNLAQMANYLAGFVLTSNVDCCHKNYYAYYDIEGTGEWWYLPWDVDLSNGRTWGGFGRAYFDDTMYSERGLLMGSNNSLITRLYNSTPGFKEMYFRRVRTLIDAYVKPPGTAREDLPLESRVDELVALMKPDADLDNEKNPADWGQIGFQTFDQAVQILLEEYAKPRREWLYNTQVKADTADIPVILSGEAGSVIGTYFVPKDGSLGKSWTAFDFDDSNWKSGPVGFGYENNPDDFADLIKTDTKADMTGSTSVYTRIPFQVEDPEALPGLSLRMKFDDGYVAYINGVEVTRQRLRQDEPTFDSTARSRSNRLAVEFDNANISEFLHLLRPGENILAIQSINSSATGNDMLMLPGLVGGALSSGEGQIPTAQIGNPKIDVGTIEFNPSSGNQAEEYIQLINNHKFAVDISGWHLAGNVEHTFDPGTVIPAGGSLYATPNAKAFRARSEGPSGGMRLFVQGNYQGQLPNLGGNLQIVAADGEVVNSATFTGESTSVQDNLRISEVMFNPLNASGAELALDNSLVADDFEYIELVNISETETLDLRGVHFNEGIVFTFNDATVTELAPGSRTLLVRNSNAFQIRYGNDLQEMIAGEFADNSGLRNNGEILTLVDSVDSTVNQFSYGVQTDQSWPSRADGRGSSIQVTDYHGNYNDGANWRASSEIHGSPGTAGIDPVDGLKINEVLSRPADPAVDQVELINPTGQPIDLKNYYLSDSSNSLDSLKLFALGTGSIEAGAYRVFDEPHFNPGNGENANDFALNGSEGDQLFLTFGDENGPTHFADSVQFGAAGLGESFGRTPNATGVLAPMLKTTMGTANSDPRVGPLVITEVNYQPATPSADALAAFDQITVDDLEFIEIHNPTSETVSLNNWRIRRGIDINFDDGTAIEAGQTLVVTSFNANRADNAARTAAFRAHYGIGENVTLLGGYAGQLRDLGEGIQLQRPDQPAPDDPTSISHLLEDELIYNDVAPWPTNAQGTGLTLTRTSINAFGNVPESWIATEASPGEIGDVPGDVTGDGIIDVADIDAVCVGRRTADLQFDVNGDGKLDEADTLMLVNDSLGTSVGDINLDGAFDSSDLVLIFQGAQFEDQLADNSNWTTGDWNCDGEFTSEDLTYALQKGEYRKQIEQAPVAAVAAAILNRNQNEFENVSTITNRGTQPIVRQTLNQERLGFAQHDAIFEADEREFQLAAEKNKEVADDLLNSLTDDTF, encoded by the coding sequence ATGCGCTTCTTTGGCTGGTCCCAATTCATCAATAACCGTAGCTACGATCACCAACCCAGAAAGCCGCTCACTAAACGACGAGAGCGAGCGACCGGTTTAGAGGCACTGGAAGATCGGCGCGTCTTAACAAGCGTGCCCGTGATCAGCGAATTTTCAGCGATCAACGAGTCCGTGCTGGAAGACATGGATCGGGACGATCCTGATTGGATCGAATTACACAACGCGGGTGACAGCGATATGTCACTCAACCGTTGGTATTTGACAGACGACGCGGATAACTTGCAGAAATGGCGATTTCCAAACGTCGCTCTTGATGCGGGTGATTACCTGGTAGTTTTTGCATCCGGAAAAGACCGCAACACCGAAGGTCAGGAACTTCACACCAATTTCAAATTGAGCGGCGAAGGGGAATACCTGGCTTTAGTGGAGCCGGACGGGGCGACAATCGGCTTTGAATACGCCCCAAATTACCCTGACCAAATCACGGACGTTTCCTTTGGAATTCCGACGGGCATTAATCCCACCACTCTCATCGACTCCAACGCAGTGGCACGAATTCTGATCCCAACAGATAGCAGTTTGGATCCAGCGGAGCCAGAAGTTGTGCAGGGCACTTGGCTGGATCCCGATCTGGATGACAGTACGTGGATGGCAGGGAAAACGGGCGTGGGTTACGTGCCCCCCAACGAGCCGGTCACATTGGCTGATTCGGTCGCTGATTTTTCTGGATTGCAAAACCAGAACAATTGGTACTACGGCGTCTGGAACGCTGACGGCGCCTATTTACAAAACGCCTTCAACACCCTCAGCCCAGATGTTTTTGACGCGAACAATAATCTGTGGGACTCATCACCAAATGGCGGAGGGGCACAGATCACCGCCGAGGGAGGGCTTCCCAATTCGGTCAATTTGGGTTTTTTCACAATTACGAATTGGTCGTTACGTCGCTGGGTAAGTGAGACGACGGGCGAAGTCACAATCTCTGGAACGCTCAACAACGCGGACTCCGTCGGAGATGGTGTGATCGGTCACATTTTCGTCAATGGGGAGGAAGTCTATCAACAGGCGGTTAACGGTTCTAGCAGCGACTATTCCATCACGGTTGATGTAAAAGTCGGCGACAAGGTCGACTTCGCTATCAACCCGGGAGCAGCTCGCAACGTGGTCGGCGATGCGACAGTTTTCACATCCCAGATCGTTGGTAGACCGTTTGTGGAAATACCGCAGGTCGAAGTCGCCAATTCCTCCGAAGACTGGTCCAAAGTGGGCCTCCAAGGTCAAAACGGTTGGATTTACGGAGTCTACGAAGCCACCGCTGATGCAGACAATTCCTACAGTGGGGAAGAATTCCAAGCATTTTCAGGTGCTGCCTGGACAGGTCGTCGTTATGAATCGCCCGTTTCCGGAGTCGAGACGGAAATGAGCGCTTCAAATATGTATCCGCACGCGCAAGATGGCTTGGTTCAGTGGCCCATTCGACGTTGGGAATCAACCCTGGATGGCAACCTATCAGTCGCCTGGAGCGTTTTAAAATCATCCTCCGATGGCGACGGCGCCGTGGCGCGTGTGTTTCATAACGGCGTCGAGGTCGATCTGCTGGAAATCGATGGGAGCGACCGTTCTCAAGCGGACCGAGTCGTTAAAATCCTCGGAGTCAAACGAGGTGACTCGATTGATTTAGCGATGGATCCCAAAGGACCTGGACAAGCGGTAGCGAATGACAATGGCGATCGTTTACGCGGCTACATGACGATTGCTCGCTTGCCCAATCTTGCCGACAGCATCACCACGAACGTTCGCGACGCAATGCTAGACGTCTCGTCTAGCGCCTACCTGCGTATCCCTTTCCAAGTAGAAAGCATGGGACAGCTCGACACAATTGAATTGAACATGCGGTATGACGATGGATTCGTGGCCTACGTCAACGGACAAGAGGTAGCATCGAGTAACAGTCCGGACGTGATTGGATTTGATTCAACCGCCTCTGACATTCGAAGTGTGGAAAACGCAACTCTCTACGAATCATTCGACATCACGGATCGCCGAGATATTTTTCGCACTGGTGAAAACGTACTGCAAATCCATGCTCTTAATGCGACAGCGAATGACGAAGATCTGCTGATTGCTCCGCAACTCATTATTGGGACACTTTCCGTACATCCTGAAGAACGAAGATATTTTCCACTACCCTCACCGGGTAAGCCCAATGGATTAGGAGCTGAAAAACTGGGACCTTTGGTGCTCGACGTCGAACAATCCCCGGCTGCGCCTACCGCAGCAGACCCGATTGTCATCACTGCGACGGTTGCCCCCACCTTCGATAGCCTCAATTCTGTCGAGTTAAATTATCGTGTCATGTTCGAAGACGAAATTTCGATGGCGATGGTAGACGACGGGACCGATGCTGACGCGCAAGCCAATGACGGTATCTACACCGCTACCATTCCGGGTGCTGTCGCCGAATCAGGCCAAATGATTCGTTGGTATGTGACAGCTCAGGACGTGAACAGCGTGGCCGGCAGACTTCCCCTCTTCTCCGATCCAAAACTATTGGAACAGTACAAAGGGACGGTCGTCGACGCCGATTCCATTGAGACTCAACTACCCACTTTCCATTGGTTCGTGGAAAACGCCCGACGAGCCACTTCCGGTGGCGGTTCAGGAGCTCTCTACTACGAGGGCGAATTCTATGACAACGTTCGATTTAGTGGACATGGCCAGTCATCTTCTGGTTTCCCCAAGAAGAGCATGAACGTTGACATGCCAAACGATCATCGGTTGCTGCTGCGAGCCGATTTACCTCGTATGGAAGATTTCAACTTTCTGTCCAACTACGCTGACAAATCAAAAATGCGCAATACGTTGGGTTACGAACAGCGAGCTGCCACCGGAGGTGCCCATCACCTAGCCTTTCCAGTGCGTTTACAGCACAACGGTGAATTCTTTGCGGTCTATGACTTTGTCGAGGATCCGGATGAGCGATGGCTCCGACGCATCGGGCTGAACGAAACCGGCTCGCTCTACAAAATCTATAACACCTTCAATTCACCCTCTAGCGCGGAGAAAAAATCGAGGAAGTACGAAGACAACCAAGACTTGAAGGATGCAATCGCAGGCATCAACCAACGAGCCATCACGGATGCCGTTGACTTTATCTACGACAACGTCAATCTCGCTCAAATGGCCAATTATTTAGCTGGCTTTGTTCTCACCTCAAACGTGGATTGTTGCCATAAGAACTACTACGCTTACTACGACATCGAAGGAACGGGCGAGTGGTGGTATCTTCCCTGGGATGTTGACCTAAGTAACGGTCGCACTTGGGGGGGGTTTGGTCGGGCCTATTTCGACGACACGATGTACAGCGAACGTGGGCTGTTGATGGGTAGCAACAATAGCCTGATCACCCGACTCTACAACAGCACACCCGGCTTTAAGGAAATGTATTTCCGGCGCGTCAGAACGCTCATTGATGCCTATGTGAAACCTCCAGGGACCGCCCGTGAGGATTTACCCCTGGAAAGTCGCGTCGACGAATTGGTCGCGTTGATGAAGCCCGATGCGGACTTGGACAACGAAAAGAATCCGGCAGACTGGGGCCAGATTGGCTTCCAAACCTTTGACCAAGCCGTCCAGATTTTGCTGGAAGAATACGCAAAACCAAGGCGAGAGTGGCTTTACAACACGCAGGTCAAAGCCGACACAGCGGACATTCCCGTGATTCTTTCTGGTGAAGCAGGTTCTGTCATCGGCACCTATTTTGTGCCGAAAGATGGCTCGCTCGGCAAGTCCTGGACCGCTTTTGATTTCGATGACAGCAATTGGAAATCCGGTCCTGTCGGCTTCGGCTATGAAAACAATCCCGATGATTTCGCCGATCTTATCAAGACAGACACCAAAGCCGACATGACAGGCTCCACGTCGGTCTACACCAGAATTCCTTTCCAGGTTGAAGACCCGGAAGCGCTCCCAGGTCTTTCTTTACGAATGAAATTCGACGATGGATACGTTGCCTATATCAACGGCGTCGAAGTCACTCGCCAGCGATTACGCCAAGATGAACCTACTTTCGATTCCACAGCTCGATCGCGTTCCAATCGATTGGCGGTGGAATTCGACAATGCGAATATTTCTGAATTCCTGCATCTGCTGCGACCCGGCGAAAACATCCTCGCAATCCAAAGCATCAACTCATCCGCCACGGGTAATGACATGTTGATGCTTCCCGGACTCGTGGGAGGCGCGTTGAGTTCAGGGGAAGGACAAATCCCAACGGCGCAAATCGGAAACCCAAAGATTGACGTTGGCACGATCGAATTTAACCCCAGCAGTGGAAATCAGGCAGAAGAATACATTCAGCTAATCAACAACCATAAGTTTGCAGTTGACATTTCAGGATGGCACTTGGCCGGAAACGTGGAACACACATTCGACCCAGGCACAGTGATTCCCGCCGGTGGCAGCTTGTATGCTACGCCAAACGCCAAAGCATTTCGGGCGCGATCCGAAGGCCCTTCCGGCGGAATGCGATTGTTCGTGCAAGGCAATTACCAAGGTCAGTTACCCAATCTGGGCGGCAACCTTCAAATCGTCGCAGCCGATGGTGAAGTCGTAAATTCGGCAACGTTCACGGGAGAATCGACATCCGTTCAGGACAATCTACGTATCTCTGAAGTGATGTTCAATCCGCTCAATGCAAGCGGCGCTGAACTGGCCTTAGACAACAGTCTGGTAGCAGATGACTTTGAATACATCGAACTCGTCAACATCTCGGAAACCGAGACATTGGACTTGCGAGGCGTACATTTCAACGAAGGGATTGTATTCACCTTTAATGATGCAACCGTCACCGAACTGGCACCCGGCAGCAGAACGCTACTCGTGCGAAATTCCAACGCGTTTCAGATTCGCTACGGAAATGACCTCCAAGAGATGATCGCAGGCGAATTCGCTGACAACAGTGGACTTCGCAACAACGGCGAGATCTTAACACTTGTCGACAGCGTTGACTCTACGGTAAATCAATTTAGCTACGGTGTCCAAACCGATCAGAGCTGGCCTTCACGAGCCGATGGTCGTGGCAGCTCAATCCAAGTCACCGATTACCATGGCAACTACAATGACGGTGCCAACTGGCGTGCGAGCAGTGAAATCCACGGGTCTCCCGGAACTGCTGGAATTGACCCGGTCGATGGATTGAAAATTAACGAAGTGCTTTCAAGACCAGCCGATCCGGCAGTGGATCAAGTCGAACTGATCAACCCCACTGGCCAACCAATTGACCTGAAAAACTATTATCTGAGTGACTCCAGCAACAGTCTCGATTCACTAAAACTATTCGCCCTTGGCACCGGTAGTATCGAAGCCGGTGCTTATCGGGTTTTTGACGAACCACACTTCAACCCAGGCAACGGCGAAAACGCAAATGATTTCGCCCTGAACGGTAGTGAAGGCGACCAACTCTTCCTGACTTTTGGTGATGAGAATGGCCCGACACACTTCGCTGACAGCGTTCAATTTGGCGCCGCCGGCCTGGGTGAATCGTTTGGGCGTACACCCAATGCTACAGGTGTACTTGCCCCCATGCTGAAAACCACAATGGGCACGGCCAACAGCGATCCGCGAGTTGGCCCGTTGGTGATCACCGAGGTCAACTATCAGCCGGCAACGCCTTCGGCCGACGCTCTCGCGGCATTTGATCAAATCACGGTCGACGATCTTGAATTCATCGAAATCCACAATCCCACCTCGGAAACGGTCAGTCTGAACAATTGGCGAATCCGACGAGGCATTGATATAAATTTTGATGATGGCACTGCGATTGAGGCGGGTCAAACCTTGGTTGTCACGTCGTTCAATGCAAATCGAGCAGACAACGCTGCTCGCACGGCAGCCTTCCGAGCCCACTATGGGATCGGCGAAAACGTAACACTGCTCGGCGGTTACGCCGGCCAACTCCGAGACCTGGGCGAAGGGATCCAATTGCAACGCCCCGATCAACCTGCACCGGACGACCCCACCTCGATTTCCCACTTGCTGGAGGACGAGTTGATTTACAACGACGTCGCCCCCTGGCCCACCAACGCACAGGGAACGGGCCTGACTCTGACTCGTACCTCCATCAACGCATTCGGCAACGTACCGGAGAGCTGGATCGCGACGGAAGCCTCACCCGGTGAAATTGGTGATGTACCGGGTGACGTGACTGGCGACGGAATCATCGACGTCGCTGACATCGATGCCGTCTGCGTTGGTCGTCGCACGGCTGATCTGCAGTTTGACGTAAACGGCGACGGCAAACTGGATGAAGCCGATACCCTCATGCTCGTAAATGACTCACTCGGCACCAGCGTGGGGGATATCAACCTCGATGGCGCCTTCGACTCGAGTGACTTGGTTTTGATTTTCCAGGGTGCCCAGTTCGAAGATCAGCTCGCCGACAACTCGAACTGGACGACAGGAGACTGGAATTGCGATGGTGAATTTACAAGTGAAGATTTGACATACGCCTTGCAAAAAGGCGAGTATCGCAAGCAAATCGAGCAGGCGCCTGTCGCAGCGGTTGCTGCCGCAATCCTGAATCGCAACCAAAACGAGTTCGAGAATGTCTCGACGATTACGAATCGAGGGACGCAGCCCATCGTGAGGCAAACACTCAATCAAGAGCGACTCGGTTTTGCTCAGCACGACGCCATTTTCGAAGCAGACGAACGCGAGTTCCAACTGGCAGCAGAGAAGAATAAGGAAGTCGCTGATGACTTGCTGAATAGTCTGACCGATGACACCTTCTAG
- a CDS encoding c-type cytochrome, with product MTPSSQTQTMGVFVFTIAAFLLKSPPPITTAQAAQDGKSAQETVWTFDQLAADISALQNPSFQQGQRLYQQAKCSACHRMNGQGNEFGPDLVQLDNKWNSSRILKHVLEPSIEIHKEFQAHIFELKDGRTIRGLIVAVGPRFIKVIQDPLKSSQTKRIQRDTVRNRQKLGTSFMPSGLLNSLSRKEIVDLIAYLDSRGNDQHSLYQHVVK from the coding sequence ATGACACCTTCTAGTCAAACGCAGACAATGGGCGTGTTCGTTTTTACGATCGCCGCCTTCCTGCTGAAAAGTCCGCCTCCTATAACGACGGCTCAAGCCGCCCAGGATGGAAAGTCAGCCCAAGAGACAGTCTGGACTTTCGACCAACTGGCCGCGGACATTTCTGCCTTGCAAAATCCATCCTTCCAACAGGGCCAACGCTTGTACCAACAGGCCAAATGCTCCGCCTGCCATCGCATGAATGGCCAAGGCAATGAGTTTGGTCCGGACCTCGTCCAACTGGACAACAAATGGAACAGTTCGAGAATTCTGAAACATGTGCTGGAACCCTCGATCGAGATTCACAAAGAATTCCAGGCTCACATCTTTGAGCTAAAAGATGGTCGCACGATCCGCGGTTTGATCGTCGCAGTCGGCCCTCGCTTTATCAAAGTCATTCAAGATCCACTCAAAAGTTCTCAAACGAAGCGTATCCAACGAGACACGGTGCGAAATCGTCAAAAGTTGGGAACCTCATTCATGCCGTCGGGACTCCTTAATTCTCTTTCGAGAAAAGAAATTGTCGATCTCATCGCCTATTTGGATTCTCGGGGCAACGATCAACACTCACTCTACCAACACGTTGTAAAATAG